In Hyperolius riggenbachi isolate aHypRig1 chromosome 1, aHypRig1.pri, whole genome shotgun sequence, the genomic window acgcatcagatagatcatcagatgcatttcttatctatcttctgccaatctgacgagtgtatgggcaccttaagtctcTGAGAGTACAAATGTTgattgatacatttaaagcaatgTTCAAACCTAAGGCAGAGCTTTACAAGAGGTTGCATCACATTCCCTGAAGGTAAAGTGACACCTGACAGAGTCACACATGCCCAGGAGACAGAAGGAACTCCTCTGAGTATCaaacacagaaagagagagagagagagaatggcaCGCAGTCCAAGACATTTATAGCCAGAAGAGGAGGTGCATGCGGAGGACGCAATACTCAGGTAGGCATTGGGTCATCTTTTTTTGACAAATGTAAGAAGCAGGTTTGTATCGTAGAATTTGCAGGAATcagatcaggggtgtaactacaggagaGCAGGGGGGCGCAGAGCTGCAAGGCTAGCCAAACTACTACTTCACTAGGTCCAATAAAGGGGTccttccttcagatcaggtgtcctTGTTATGGATGTGACAATTATtataaagggtgtgaacattcagATATTTTTACAAGCAATGCTTGTGGTACCAGGGGTGTGAATACTCCTAGGTTCTGGATGTGCACAATTGATTTCAGGAGTGTAAAAAGatgatatgtactgtatattcgggatgcattgtgggaaaccacagttgttcacttacagctgaattattgcaaataccttctgctttaagaaggaaaaattacatttagcattcTATCGCCTACAGTTTAGAGCAATAAGCTGGGTGAACAGGGCAGTGGTACGGTGGAAAGATTACTGTCAGCACTGCAGATCATTGGGTTTATATGCGCTTTAGAAAAACACTTTCACTCACATAATCGAATGCTGTACAATGATCATGGCATTTATAGCAATGCTAATAAAGCACTGGTTTGCATGTTCTCTTGTGCTCTCGAATAATTTCCAGGATGAGTGAGCATTAGTTAATTGGGCCCTTAGAGCCACTTATCAAGAATAGAATTATTATGATGATTATAACTTCTAAATCATAAGGTTAACTCCGCTAATGAGTTATAATTAGTGTGAAATAGATCTATGAATTGGGGCGCTTGCTGCAACTATGGTTTAATCCAGCAGATACATGAAATGCTTAATTGTTTGCCATCACCAGAGCAACACAGCCCTGCTGTATAGAGTGGTTAGCTGTGGAATGGGTTGGGGTTGCTTGGAAACATCATGTCATCAGGATGCAGAGTCCTATGTGGCCTCCAGGATCATGCCTGTTTCCTATTTGTAGGACTCTCCAAAGACTCCACTCTATAATATCAGGAACAGTAGAATGGGTGACAATAgagcttccttaaagggaacctgaagtgagttaatttatttaaaataaacacatgacgtagctgcaaatgaatattacatactaacctcacagtcagttcaactcagaagctcaccattttcttcttacagtgatcccttccagttctgataatattttgtcagaactgaaatataccagttgctgtcagttatatgtcagcagctgtcagttacaactgaatgtacaaggtaatttctgtgtttccctatggctcaagtgggtgttattacagtttaacagtgtggtgatcaggaagcggttatggagtagtggccatttttaaaatggaggacggagaattccattgatcacagtggccaaatgggatgcaggagaggagaaagagattgagaagtagccTACACAGAATGTAAGTATGAccggtgtatggttattttgattttcagttcaggttctttttaagggaTAGGTGTTAGTTTGTCATCTGTTTCCATCATTTGTTGTCACACAGTTATGGTCACCTCCAGGACAGGCACTAAAACATGTAAAATTTTTAATTCCAAATGCCTGTTACATTATTTGTATGAAGGTATGATTAAAGTGCACCTCACACCGCGATATCAACCCTAGCATCCCCCGTATGAACACTTAGTCTTGTAGTTTTCTACTTCTCTTCTTCAATGTTCAGGTCACCAATCCAAGCCAAGCCTGCAACTTGCTGTAGTGAACTctctacacaaacacacaaacacacccccacacagacacacacacacacacacacacacacacacgcacccacacgcacacacacacacacacacgcacacgcacacacacacacacacacacacacacacacgcacccacacgcacacacacacacacacacacacacgcgcacacacacacacgcgcgcgcgcacacacacacacacacacaaacacacacacacacacgcacacacacacacacacacacacacgcacccacacgcacacacacacacacacacacacacacacacacgcacccacacacacacacacacaaacacacacacgcacgcacacacacacacgcacccacacgcacacacacacacacgcacgcacgcacacacacacacacacacacacacacgcacacacacacacacacgcacgcacacacacacacacacgcacacacacacacacacacacacacgcacccacacgcacacacacacacacacacacacacacacacgcacacacacacacacacacacacgcacccacacacacacacacacaaacacacacacacgcacgcacacacacacacacacgcacacacacacacacacacaaacacacacacacgcacccacacgcacacacacacacacacacacgcacacacacacacgcacccacacacacacacacacaaacacacacacacacacacatacacaaacacacacacacgcacccacacgcacacacacgcacacacacacacacacacacacgcacaaacacgcacacacacacacactccactacGGCAAGGCCTTTTTAAAgcatagacaaaccaggcaggtgcctggggtgaCAGCTACTTAAGGGGGCACCAAGGAGCTCTTTTTAGCAGGTTGAGCTTTATGCAATTCTTATGCACAGTTGCTAGTTGCATTAAGATATGGATGAATGTTAATTTTTACACTGAAATGGACGCTACTAAATTAACATAACAAAGGATGCCTGAATAGCGTAACAATTATTGGAAGGTACTTTTCATGAGCTATTtaaggtgtttgtttttttgatttGGTCAGTATTGATTGTTGCAACTCTTTTGAATTTCCAGGACTGTATTCCTATGACTTGTGAAGACCCAGGCTTGGCTACAGTGCCTACCCACATCTCTTCACAATTATAGAAAGGATTTGTTATGTGGATTGAGTGAGTTTGAGCCAGTGAGGCCTATCTGACCTGGTAATAATACATATATCCCTTATAGACTTGttttgagaaaaaatatttttgtatctaACCTAGTTCGCAAATTGCAGTCTGGAAAAGGCAATTTTACTACTAAAGGACCATGTTtagtattaaaacgtcctgtctgCTCCTCTTAACAGCAAACCAATGATCTTTCCTGTAACAACACTGCCTCTGTGCTTTGAAGTCTGTTCAGAGCACGCAGAATAGTATGTGTGGGGACATCtaatggtaaaaaaaatacacattttacactaTATAAGTTAAAGCAAATAAATTAAaccctccttcccccctcccctgccctccatagttaccaaaataaaacaaaataaaaaaaaatatatatatgacaatataaaaaaaaaatacattctagTAAATAGTTACATtatggactcagcttttttactatgcatgtcatgagggtatatttctgttattttggcaaataagggcttgtaatttttGATCttggcaaataagggcttgtaattattgatcggGTACAAAAAAAACACTAATAATATACTttccccatacattgtactagggacataatttaaccattgtaataaccggaacaaatgtgcaaataaaatatttgggttttatttacagtagaattgtttattttaaaactaacgagtttaaagaacattttttctttgaatttttgaaCTTATGGCTGAAAACTGGATGCATTAAAACATCTGTTTGCAGCTGTTAACTGCAAACAGGACATTATAATGAGTTGTTCGAATCTTGCACCGCCATGCACGCATGCTTGCTCCTGCCTCCCACACCCAATGACTCTGCTACTTTGGTGATTGGTGAAGGGGAGCATGTGTTCCATGAGCCAGTCAAAGTGTCTGTAAGGGAAGATCATGGCTTTAACAATATGGGCTTTGTGAAATGTATTATTTGTGGAGCCAGCACTGACCTGCTTCCCTATCGCCTGTATATACTTGGTGTGCAGCAAGTGGCATGAGACTCCTATCAATCCTTATCAAACTTTGTTGTGCATTTTTTAACTACTTACATTATTAGTTggctttattgctgtctgtgctaCTGCAAAGTTATGTAGCATACTTGTACTGACCTTGTGATGTAATGCATCACTTGTCATGTGTGTGTCTCATCGCGTGAAACAAAAGCATGCATGCAGCCGGGAACTGTTAGTGGCATGACTCTTTCTAGTCCAGCAACACCGGGGATGGGTTTATTTGTAGCACTTGAAACTCCCCTCTCTCCTGACACACCCTTCTGACAtcatttccagtgaccaggaagtggcCCATACAGACCAACAGCCCCAACCGCTTTAATATATAGTGTATACATAGTGTATACGGTATACGTAAAGAAATACATGGCTccaaactgtcccttttttgtagGGACCgtgcctctttgggaaccaaaatcTCCCTGATCctcttcttcatttgtccctctttcaggactgatgatgtacagatctacgtaaatatatgcatttttctactgaaacGTATTTTATTGACTCAAAACTTTATTCCATTCATTTAAATTGCTATACTGTatgtcttattttaaaatgttaaaatgaaagaaAACTAATGGTGATAGAGAGGACCAATGCGGTATGATGTGTAAAACTgcatcttttgcttatgaattgtTTGTCGAATATGTGActaagggtgtggtggaggtgtggcTAGTGGTGCTTCAGGGGCATGTCtttaagtgttcctctttcttaaCACAAACAGTTGGTAGGTATGGTAACACATACattaaaagaggaactccagcctaaacaaacatactgtcattaaagagactctgtaacaattttttcagcctttgttcttctatcctataagttcctatgcctgttctaatctgctctggcttactgcagtctttcctaactgcactgtctctgtaataaatcaatgtatctttcctctgcccTGTTTgtggggctaaagcttgattgtgtggaatgtgcagggctgcttgtgattggtagaagcgatacacaccctctgcaggccccctgcatactctgaatgactcatacactatgcttagctgagcctattagaagctggttagtttgtttgtaaacactgcctaaaactgttaattacaagccaggattgcagcagagagtggcagaaacagcacagaggggcacaggagaaaataatgaatagaatggtatgctttttattgtaagaatattagagtacagattatctttaagttacattagttatgttaattaaaatagataggtaatataatctcttacccacactgttttaaaagaacaggcaaaagtttgatttcatgggggcagccatctttttggttgaaaggaggtgtcagggagcatgagacacagttccaactgtcctgtgtcctaatcaACTCTCCCAGttactaggcaacatgaataacaacataggaaatcccatcatgctctgcacagcatcagggaaaaaagcccgggctttttttctttgataggtggagcttagctaaaaatgcagctaaaaatgatgctttggtaagaaaaacaaagttctgatgctgtgaaactgttaaagaaagaccaagccttttcagttctgctgagtagatttttagtccggaggttcactttaaaagcagaGGTTTAACAATGTAAATTGGCCACAGGTAGCAGCAGAACTGTGCTACAACAGCCCCGGCTATCACCTACGCCTTCATCTCACCCCGCTGCGCCTGTATCCAGCTCTTTCACACCATAAATCTTCAACGGTTTACGAGAGCTATATTTATGCTTGTGTGACCAATGTACTGTAAAGTAGATGTTAATATTAAACCAAAGTTTAAAGAATGTGAAGTCGCTGTAACTCTGATCATAAAGATAAGAGCAGAGACTTATATATAAGCAGAAGGGGCTGCAGAATTTCACATTCTCCCTAACACTCTCTTAGCAGGAACAGAAGATCACCCTCTCTTTACAATGTCCCTCTCCGGAACCTACGAGCTTCAGTCCCAGGAGAACTTCGAGGCGTTCATGTCAGCCTTGGGTAAGGATACATCTCCAGCTTTTATTAGCGATACAGGAGACTATACTTCTCATCAGGTGTATTTGTGGTTGcaattgttatgggtgtgaagatcgtgatggccatacttgttttatgacacTTCCAAGATggccccccaggctgtgaagggcacaaaGCGGAGGCAAggtaaggggtgtgaacattgggggcccatCAAAGTTATGCTGGGGGGCCACATgagttgtagttacaccactggtcaaagcaaaagtttatttttaaaatgtacctgtatgGGGAAAACAAAAGTGGCCAAAGGGCCAAAAGTGGCCATCTCATTAACCTCacaacgaccgcgtcacgccaatcggcgtgactgcagcggcagccccaagaACGCCTAAAGCCaatcggcgtcaagtcctggggctggcttttgcaggagatcgtgcgcgcgGATGtatgcgcatctccgcttggaaggctccgccttcagtctcccagcgacaATCgtcgctcagagactgttagacggtgaaagattgtacagctctgcgatctacagcagcgctgtactggggacagccgtgtgacacggctgtccctctggggcaccagagagcgatcggctctcataagctgaagcctatgacagccgatcaccatcaTTGGctggctagggggagggagggaaaaaaaataaaaatatatatatatatttataaaaaaaaaaaaaaataacaaaaatattttttaaacaataaaataaacactgggggagcaatcagaccccaccaacagagagctctgttgatagggagaaaagggggggggggggaaatcacttgtgtgctgagttgtgcgaccctgcagcgaggccttaaagagactctgtaacaaaatgttcagccttatttcttctatcctataagttcccatacctgttctaatgtggtctgtcttactgcagcctttcctagttgcacagtggctgtattatctctgttatatgatctaatcttctttcctgtaGCGGCTTTGTCGGGCTGAGGCACTCAGGCagaaatgtgctgctctgcttgtgataggatagaagttatacacaccctctccaagccccctccaggctctgtatgagtcacagactgagcatcTCTCagcctggttagcagccatgttttttgtttgtaaacactgcataaaaatgacaattgcaagccaggattgcagcagagagtggcagaaacagcacagaggggcccaggagaacataatgaatagaatggtatgctttttattgtaagaattttacagtacagattctctttaaagctgcagtggccaattaccagaaaaatggcctggtctttaggggggtttaaacctgcggtcctcaagtggttaaagggcacagtagcatggacccaatcGGGCTATAGTGGAAAAAGCTGAGCCCGATAGGATCCGTgctactgagcatgcacagtgTGGCCGCGCTCCCACAAAGGAGGACTGaggagcctctggaggatccctctcccgaggtaagtttccgattttttttttatttttcattctcacaggtttactttaataataTTTACTGGTAATCATATAATGGGATGCGTCTCATTCAAATTCTGTATGTCATTTCATTCTTTTTGTAACTTTGAAAGAAATTGCCCTTACTAGTCATCAGTATGATTGTGTGCTGGAGTTTATGGTTGCTTCCATCATGAGAGATATCAACAGGCACAACTAGAAATTCTGGTTCCCAccaatcacagagcagctgtattgtcTCCATTGCAGGATTCCCTGACAGTGTGATCCAGATGATCAAAGATGTGAAGAGCGTGACGGAGATTGTGCAGGACGGCAACCACTTTGTGGTCACTGTGACCACAGGCCAAAAGGTCCAACGCAACGAATTCAACATTGGAGAGGAGACCGAGATGGATTCCTTCACTGGGGACAAAATTAAAGTAGGATGACATTTTCATATATAATGGCGCATATACACTAAAAAGTTTGTTTCATCCCTCACCCTCCCTAAGATGACTTTTCCAAGGCAACGCAGCTTAAAGTGTTAcctaaagtaaatgggaactgatggttaaaaaaaagccagatacttatggagacggaaggctctgggtcctatagagcctcctgCTCCTCGCCCGGTGCCCTTGGTGCAGCGCTGTCCCTGGGGGCAGTATTCTACCAATTAGGTCAAATGCTCCTCGCTCAgctgccgaaggaggcttcagaaattcgagtgctcccaaagacgggctgcTGCATACCACACATGCACCACGAGCGTTCTCTCTCATGCAcaagtgcgtagtatggagccgtCTCCATACAAATCTTTATTCATACAGGGATGTATCCCATAAAATCAGTAAAAACAACACACGAATGGCTAATGAGTCTggacttagtgttgggcgaacagtgttcgccactgttcgggttctgcagaacatcaccctgttcgggtgatgttcgcgttcggccgaacacctgatggtgttcggccttttaagttcgggttcgccccgaacttctaatggccgccgaacagggccgaacagggcccctgttcggccgaacagggccctgttcggacgaatactgcccccctatggggtcgcaggcataaggggggagcatgccccgatcgcggggggggtcggaaattccccccaccccctccgctagcgctcccccctctgcccgcttccccattcaaaagtttaagcaaagtacctgtagtggatggcctggcagtgggcggcactgtggagtgaggaggaggagtccggagagtgacgagttgagggaggccgggcagcgggcgtgaggtcagagaaagggcggaagtaccacaagggtacttccgctgaaccgcccgctgcccggcctccctcaactcgtcactctccggactcctcctcctcactccacagtgccgcccactgccaggccatccactacaggtactttgcttaaacttttgaatggggaagcgggcagaggggggagcgctagcggagggggtggggggaatttccgaccccccccgcgatcggggcatgctccccccttatgcctgcgaccccatatgg contains:
- the LOC137545572 gene encoding fatty acid-binding protein, liver-like, producing the protein MSLSGTYELQSQENFEAFMSALGFPDSVIQMIKDVKSVTEIVQDGNHFVVTVTTGQKVQRNEFNIGEETEMDSFTGDKIKATVNLEGGKLVVNIKDVHSVTELSGDLLINTMTFKGIVYKKISKKVA